The window TTCTAAAATTTGTTTTTTCAATACTATGAATGTTCTTACTAGCTGAGATAAGTTTTTTAGAAACTTCAGCAATTTCTGAATAATCTTTGCTTTCCAGACTTTTTGATAATTTTTCTTCTGACAAATTCATTTTAAATTCATTTATCAGATTTTCTTTGTATTTTCTTTCATTTTCAAGGTAACCTTCATCATAAAATCCTTTTGGATAAACAGATAAAAAAATCTGTATAAGATCTTCTATTGGGAAGTTTTCTTTTACACTTACTTTTTTTGTTTTTTTATTATTTAATGTACATAAAAGTCTATCTTCCTTATATTTGGTTATTTCACCCTCATCTAAAATTTCTTCTAAAATTGCAATTTTACTATTTAAAAGTTTAACTCCAGCATTAATAAAGTCAATTGTAACTTTATAACCATTTGTTTCTATTATCTCTCCTATTCCCCACTCCTGTTTTTTTATATGTTTGACAAATTTCAAAGTATTTTTCCCCCCTTACTTTTCCCTTATAATATTACCCTATAAATTATTAAAATCAAAATTAGAATTTTTTAATAATAAAAATTAAACTGAACAAAACCTATATGTATGTGATATGTAATATGTATTATGTATTATGTAGTGAATCAATTAATAGTAGATGACTCTTTTAAATACCTTATAAAATAAGGGATACAGAGGATTTAAAGAAATAAAATTATAATTTCAAAAGGATTATAATTTTAGACCAGTAATACCAGGTATAAAATTATTATTAAATATAAAGGATTATAATCTAATCCAGTAAAATAAGCTTTTAAATAAGATTATGTAGACATTGTTTTTTATAAAGTATAAAGGATGACAACAGCTAAAGTAGAAATTTCAATGAAGTGAATAGATATAAAATAATGAGGATGATAAAATGGACCTTATATTTCAAGGCGCGATACTTTTCAGTGTTATAATAATAAAAGGATGACAGAGTTTAAAATATATTTTATATTATAAAACATAAGGGATGATAAAGTATCTCAATTAATTCAGGTATTATTAAATGTTATTATATTAATAAATAAAACATTATAAATTATAATTATTCAGTGATGCTAATCTAAGTTAGCAAAACTTAAAATTTTTGATTATAAATAATAAAGGATGATAATCAAAAATAATATTTTTTATAAAAATTCTCTATGTATAATCTACTTAAAATTTTATATAAAATATAAAAAAAATTTTTTATATTAATCCAATCCTTTATTTATAAAGGCTTGGAAACAAAATACTAAATTTAAAGTTTGCTTAAAAATCATAATATACCAAATAAAAAGCTTTATTTGATATTGTTATAAATAATGTTGAATTTTAGAAATAGTTTATTTTCTTTTGGTTAATAAATAAGTGATGATAAAATAAGTACTAGTTTTACAGGCTAATTAAAGGAAGAGGTAAAAAAAAAGAAATTATAATATTTAAAGGATAATAAAAACCAGTTAATTTTT is drawn from Ilyobacter polytropus DSM 2926 and contains these coding sequences:
- a CDS encoding DUF3553 domain-containing protein, with the protein product MKFVKHIKKQEWGIGEIIETNGYKVTIDFINAGVKLLNSKIAILEEILDEGEITKYKEDRLLCTLNNKKTKKVSVKENFPIEDLIQIFLSVYPKGFYDEGYLENERKYKENLINEFKMNLSEEKLSKSLESKDYSEIAEVSKKLISASKNIHSIEKTNFRKAISKVENQERFIQTLYDLFYTDKKTEEERFIDFKDCLESINCNKWTIITYFMNMLKPDKYLFLKPKISKKSAEIFAFDISYNMTPNWNTYFKFLKFAEISKKNIDILNPRDYIDIECFMWILVKNLKKAKEKA